The Xenopus tropicalis strain Nigerian chromosome 2, UCB_Xtro_10.0, whole genome shotgun sequence genome window below encodes:
- the kcna3 gene encoding potassium voltage-gated channel subfamily A member 3, with amino-acid sequence MDEHLSLLHSPPPSSTRHRTNSNIVNPGYTDLEQEIMTVVACDNILEEAAALPGHHSSEAYEQEDHECCERVVINISGLRFETQLKTLAQFPDTLLGDPKKRMRYFDPLRNEYFFDRNRPSFDAILYYYQSGGRIRRPVNVPIDIFSEEIRFYELGEEAMEKFREDEGFIREEERPLPPNEFQRQVWLLFEYPESSGPARGIAIVSVLVILISIVIFCLETLPEFRDDKEYSGTALPPGNGTGPYISSSFTDPFFVVETLCIIWFSFELLVRFFACPSKATFCKNIMNIIDIVAIIPYFITLGTELAERQGNGQQAMSLAILRVIRLVRVFRIFKLSRHSKGLQILGQTLKASMRELGLLIFFLFIGVILFSSAVYFAEADDPSSGFNSIPDAFWWAVVTMTTVGYGDMHPVTIGGKIVGSLCAIAGVLTIALPVPVIVSNFNYFYHRETEGEEQAQYLHVGSCQHLSSNEDLKKARSNSSLSKSEYMVIEEGVSPGPFKQPAFKTGNCTTNNPNCVNIKKIFTDV; translated from the coding sequence ATGGACGAGCACCTCAGTCTCCTGCATTCGCCTCCTCCATCCTCCACCAGACACAGAACCAACTCGAACATAGTTAACCCAGGCTACACGGACTTGGAGCAGGAGATCATGACTGTGGTGGCGTGTGATAACATCCTGGAGGAGGCGGCTGCCCTGCCGGGGCACCACTCTAGCGAAGCCTACGAGCAAGAGGACCATGAGTGCTGTGAGAGGGTAGTGATCAATATATCCGGCCTTCGCTTTGAGACCCAGCTGAAGACTTTAGCCCAGTTTCCCGACACCTTGCTCGGCGACCCCAAGAAAAGGATGCGATACTTCGATCCCCTGCGGAACGAATACTTTTTTGACAGGAACCGCCCCAGTTTCGATGCCATCCTTTACTACTACCAGTCGGGCGGCAGGATCAGGAGACCGGTGAACGTTCCCATAGACATTTTCTCAGAAGAGATCCGCTTCTACGAGCTGGGGGAAGAAGCCATGGAGAAGTTCAGAGAAGATGAGGGCTTTATCAGGGAAGAGGAGCGGCCGCTTCCCCCCAATGAATTTCAGAGGCAGGTATGGCTTCTTTTCGAGTACCCTGAGAGCTCCGGACCTGCCAGGGGTATCGCCATCGTCTCCGTCCTGGTGATCCTTATTTCCATTGTCATCTTCTGCCTGGAAACGCTGCCCGAGTTCCGAGACGACAAGGAATACAGCGGAACGGCTCTGCCCCCTGGCAATGGCACCGGCCCGTACATCAGCAGCTCCTTCACCGACCCGTTCTTCGTGGTGGAGACCCTGTGTATCATATGGTTTTCATTCGAGCTGCTGGTCAGGTTCTTCGCTTGCCCGAGCAAAGCCACTTTCTGTAAGAACATTATGAACATTATAGACATAGTGGCCATCATCCCTTACTTTATCACCCTGGGGACTGAGCTGGCTGAGCGCCAAGGAAACGGGCAGCAGGCGATGTCGCTGGCAATCCTCCGAGTCATTCGGTTGGTCAGAGTCTTTCGGATCTTCAAGCTTTCCAGGCATTCCAAAGGGCTGCAGATCCTGGGGCAGACACTGAAGGCCAGCATGAGGGAACTGGGGCTGCTCATCTTCTTCCTTTTTATCGGAGTCATCTTATTCTCCAGCGCAGTCTACTTCGCAGAGGCTGATGACCCTTCTTCTGGGTTTAATAGCATCCCGGACGCCTTTTGGTGGGCGGTGGTCACCATGACTACTGTGGGATACGGTGATATGCATCCTGTCACCATTGGGGGAAAGATTGTGGGctctctgtgtgccattgccGGGGTGTTAACAATCGCCCTGCCGGTGCCTGTCATCGTCTCTAACTTCAACTATTTCTACCATCGGGAGACGGAGGGAGAGGAGCAGGCTCAGTACCTGCACGTAGGGAGCTGCCAGCACCTGTCTTCCAATGAGGATCTGAAGAAGGCACGGAGCAACTCCTCACTGAGCAAATCAGAGTATATGGTCATAGAGGAAGGGGTCAGCCCGGGGCCCTTTAAACAGCCGGCCTTCAAAACGGGCAACTGCACAACAAACAACCCAAACTGTGTGAATATCAAGAAGATCTTTACCGATGTGTAA